Proteins from a single region of Chryseobacterium scophthalmum:
- a CDS encoding aminotransferase class I/II-fold pyridoxal phosphate-dependent enzyme, with protein MEKNYGFNDYKFFTDMSELSSRHKSYDLSLGLPDFEIDPRLRYFLKESADMISHSYESLSGNSLLIENIIRFNFNRKNSVQLKYEEVNIVPCSTFGLYTSLKSILNNGDEVIVIQPSYYTYAPSIVMNGGVPVYYDLENDFKIDWEKLKQCISVKTKAIIVNSPQNPTGKTWSKEDWDQLYELIKHQEIYLISEEVYDIYHYDNAEHYSSFLHPELRKKTFCIFSFGKMFHATGWKVSYILASESLLENFRNHQQYISYSSNSPCQYAIAKYLDVFDPSENQKIMQSKRDIFNELIQPTPLVVEEISQGGFFQIVNFRNVTKTMTDVEFSKWLTVEKKVSCLPLSAFYNSKTDSDYIRFSFAKKDEVIIQALEHLKRNL; from the coding sequence ATGGAAAAAAATTACGGATTTAATGATTATAAATTTTTTACAGACATGTCGGAGCTTTCTTCCAGGCATAAAAGTTATGATTTGTCATTAGGCCTTCCCGATTTTGAAATTGATCCTCGCCTTCGGTATTTTCTTAAAGAATCTGCCGATATGATCAGTCACAGCTACGAATCTCTTTCAGGAAATTCTTTGTTGATCGAGAATATTATTCGTTTTAATTTTAACAGAAAAAACAGCGTACAATTAAAATACGAAGAAGTTAATATTGTACCATGTTCTACATTTGGACTGTACACTTCCTTAAAGTCAATTTTAAATAATGGTGATGAAGTGATTGTTATTCAGCCTTCTTATTATACATATGCTCCGTCAATTGTTATGAATGGTGGTGTTCCTGTTTACTACGATTTGGAAAATGATTTTAAAATTGACTGGGAAAAGTTAAAGCAATGCATTTCTGTAAAAACAAAAGCCATCATTGTCAATTCACCCCAAAATCCGACCGGAAAAACGTGGAGTAAAGAAGATTGGGATCAACTATACGAACTTATAAAACATCAGGAAATTTATCTTATTTCTGAAGAAGTTTATGATATTTACCATTATGATAATGCTGAACATTATAGTTCATTTTTGCATCCTGAATTAAGAAAAAAAACATTCTGCATTTTTTCTTTTGGTAAAATGTTCCACGCAACAGGCTGGAAAGTAAGTTATATTTTAGCTTCAGAAAGTTTGCTTGAAAATTTCAGAAATCATCAGCAATACATTTCGTATAGCTCCAATTCGCCTTGTCAATATGCCATTGCAAAATATCTTGATGTTTTTGATCCTTCGGAAAATCAAAAAATCATGCAGAGCAAACGCGATATTTTTAATGAATTGATACAACCGACACCTTTGGTCGTTGAAGAAATATCTCAAGGTGGTTTTTTTCAGATTGTAAACTTCAGAAACGTTACTAAAACCATGACCGATGTAGAGTTTTCGAAATGGCTGACTGTAGAAAAAAAAGTTTCTTGTTTGCCGCTTTCTGCATTTTATAATTCTAAAACAGATTCAGATTACATCAGATTCAGTTTTGCTAAAAAAGATGAAGTGATTATTCAAGCTTTGGAGCATTTGAAGAGAAATTTATAA